DNA sequence from the Thalassotalea sp. 273M-4 genome:
TTTATCCACAAGCAGATCCAATTTAAGATCTGCACACTGAATAATAATAGAAAATTAATATGTTTTACCCATAGTTATACACACTAACAATTATTTAGATCGAAAAATGTGTATAAGTTCTTTATAACTGATCACTTATTGATCGAACCCAGTTAGCTGCTGCGAGTTCTGGATCATCAATATCGATCATATCAATCGTAAATAGTTTAGCTAGCTTTTTGCCACCCTTGTCTAACATTATGTTTTCTAAGGACTTTCCTGCCTCGCAGAAGGTGTCGTAGCTACTGTCACCAACGGCAATAACGAAAAACGGTTGATCACACAGATCGTGATCTGTTTGTTTTAGATCGTGGATAAAGTTTTTAAGGTTATCGGGAAAATCGCCAGCTCCGTGAGTCGATGTACAAAATAACCAGGTTTGATCTTGTTGTGCGATTTGCTCAAAAACCGGCTGAAAATGCATTTGAGTTTGATGATTTTGCTCAATTAACACTTCTTCAACGGCTTCAGCAACGTATTCTGTTCCACCTAACATGGACCCAACAATGATTTGAAATGATGACATTTCTCTCTCCATTTTAATAATTTATGGCCAAATTATACGGAATATATCGACCGTTCGCTTTTACTTTTTATCTTTGATCTTTGCTATTTTTAACCAAAATTGGCCATTGGTTTACTAGGGTTTTACTGGATTAAAGGCTTGCGCGAAATGCATAAGACGTTAAACCGTCGTTAATGAGCTGTCTTAGTGGGTTGTTAAAGATGAACCAAAACGGGCTAGGGTTGCTGAGGTATTTGCTTGTTTGAAGGGCAAGATACAGTGTTATCTAGCTAGTTAGTGAGTTCGATAAGTTAGGGGCTGTCGTAGCATAGTTAAATAACGATTAGC
Encoded proteins:
- a CDS encoding flavodoxin domain-containing protein, which encodes MSSFQIIVGSMLGGTEYVAEAVEEVLIEQNHQTQMHFQPVFEQIAQQDQTWLFCTSTHGAGDFPDNLKNFIHDLKQTDHDLCDQPFFVIAVGDSSYDTFCEAGKSLENIMLDKGGKKLAKLFTIDMIDIDDPELAAANWVRSISDQL